The Pandoraea apista genomic interval GTCGCGGGCGGATCTCGCGCGGGCGCGGGCGGCGCTCGACGCCCTGGAGGCGGCGACAGAGCTTGCGGACATCGTGACACGCAACGCCGCGTTTCACGGCATGCTCTACGCGAAGGCCGAGCGTCCCTACTTTCAGCGTGCTGTGGCAACGGCGAGACTGAACCTTGGGCGCTATCTGTTCCTCACTTGGCAGAAGACGGGTAACGCGACGCGCTCGCATGAAGAGCATCGTGAGTTGCTGCGTTTGTGCGAGGCGGGTGACGATGCCGGCGCCGTTGCGTTGGTGCAAGCGCACAACCGCGCGACAGGCGAGCAAATTGCACAGATCATTCGGGAAGGATGGGCGGCGTGAGCGAGTTCGGAACCTGTCATGCCGACGGCGGCGATTACGTTGTCGAGGCGCTGGCGGATGCGGATCGGCGTGCGGTTGCGAGACTCTATTACGAGGTGCGCGTCGCCACCATGACGTGGCTCGATCCGTCGACCTTTGGCGAGAACGATTTCGCGTTGCATTCGGCGGGCGAAGAGGTGCTTGTCGCGAAATCGGACGATGGCAGCGTTCTGGGCTTCGTTTCGGTGTGGCGCGCCGACGAATTCATCCACATGCTCTATGTTCGCCAGTCTTCGCAAGGAAGTGGCGTTGGCGCGCGGCTACTGCAAGCGCTGCCCGGTTGGCCGGGGCGTCGCTACCGGCTGAAGTGCCTTGTCCGAAATACGCGCGCCAGCGCGTTTTACGCACGTCATGGCTTCCGTGTGACGGGGCATGGCGTGTCGGACGAGGGCGAATACGAGGAGATGACGTTTGCGGGGCCACGGAGCTGAAACCCTCGCATTTCCTGCGCTGAAAACAAAACACCCCGGCGCGATGGCCGGGGTGTTCGGGAATCCTGCGAGACGGCAGCGTCAGACGTTGAACAGGAAGTTCATCACGTCGCCGTCATGCACGACGTATTCCTTGCCTTCGGCGCGCATTTTGCCGGCTTCCTTCGCGCCCTGTTC includes:
- a CDS encoding GntR family transcriptional regulator yields the protein MRQDAGTGTAVERTYEALREQIGRGELKPGEALRQDHLAAALGVSHVPVREALTMLASDGLAVSRVNRGTVVTSLTEDDALELADFRALLEGRLMALAMPNLSRADLARARAALDALEAATELADIVTRNAAFHGMLYAKAERPYFQRAVATARLNLGRYLFLTWQKTGNATRSHEEHRELLRLCEAGDDAGAVALVQAHNRATGEQIAQIIREGWAA
- a CDS encoding GNAT family N-acetyltransferase → MSEFGTCHADGGDYVVEALADADRRAVARLYYEVRVATMTWLDPSTFGENDFALHSAGEEVLVAKSDDGSVLGFVSVWRADEFIHMLYVRQSSQGSGVGARLLQALPGWPGRRYRLKCLVRNTRASAFYARHGFRVTGHGVSDEGEYEEMTFAGPRS